One part of the Bacteroidales bacterium genome encodes these proteins:
- a CDS encoding right-handed parallel beta-helix repeat-containing protein, translated as MLSNKHIFFEISIVLLLTILFSCQQEKGEKKYYEISCNVEKKNDTNDKLLSDDSCFTFGNSYLRTNEKANSGNYSVKIYDKHAFGLSIVFYDVVPGEYFNISVWRLSQNNNGALVASDSTAKLFYRQNNLPEKTNEKGWELITIDFTIPPTVEDGILKIYIWNPDSVPAYFDDIKIQRQKEKIYPSYDIEALKIIINETDFQKLSNKCKKALINKILETEKDDWVKCTIIYGSKKMKAQIRLKGDRLDHLEDYKWSFRIKLKKNSSWNGIRTFSIQNPKTRDFLSEWILHKIFNDADIISTRYGFVPVILNNKSLGIYAYEEHFEKHLVENKNRREGPILKFKEEIFWKSEKYLKATLDTNRMPLFESSEILPFKFNTTFNDPVLFNEFIIGQNLMFQHKWFLQPTSYTFDIDKLAKYYALIDVTKAYHGLPWINRRFYYNPVLCKLEPIAYDGYTQDGVYEWAKRPIFGNFPITKYAYTSLNTLSIYHFFSNKEFLNKYVFYLKKFSDEKYIDEIIKKYNSDIKYYESLIIKEFKYYKYDYSFLKNNASDIKNALSDYINKLKEEPDYTHIIDSNISIKGAYDTITDKTFPPYFVKAYCENTKEKISEIKVFNFYSLDIELLGTGSKYKYIEHPFKDKPVLDSYNKNNNNSIIIKSNSFAKFLFFSIEGNDTIYNIPIFSWQSPKNYTPQQELVEKYSYKENDSIRLYNNTIVFKSGDYSFSQPLIIPAGYIVKFEKGATIDFTNNALFISYSPVIMKGTKSKPIIIKSSDGTCNSFTVLQANKKSYVKDVIFDNLNTLNYKSWTLTGAVNFYESNVDIIYTSFSNNNCEDALNIIRSDFSLKFSTFDNIFADAFDSDFCNGYVYKTIFTNIKNDAIDFSGSQITIEDCEVINSKDKAISCGEKSNLIVNNIVIKNSNIAFASKDLSNLIINNAEITDCKYGFVAFKKKPEYGTAKIDIKLLKHNKVKQLYLIEKKSTLTIDGKIIKGTEKDIVKLFYP; from the coding sequence ATGCTTTCAAATAAACATATATTTTTTGAAATAAGTATAGTTTTATTACTTACTATACTTTTTTCATGCCAACAAGAAAAGGGAGAAAAAAAATATTATGAAATATCATGCAATGTTGAAAAAAAGAATGATACTAATGATAAATTATTATCTGATGACAGTTGCTTTACATTTGGTAACTCATATCTTCGCACAAATGAAAAAGCTAATTCAGGTAATTATTCTGTAAAAATATATGATAAACATGCATTTGGATTATCAATTGTTTTTTATGATGTAGTACCGGGAGAATATTTTAATATTAGTGTATGGCGGTTAAGTCAAAATAATAATGGTGCATTAGTAGCATCTGATAGTACGGCAAAATTATTTTACAGACAAAATAACTTGCCTGAAAAAACTAACGAAAAAGGCTGGGAACTCATAACTATAGATTTTACTATTCCTCCGACTGTTGAAGATGGAATTTTAAAAATTTATATATGGAACCCTGATTCTGTTCCTGCTTATTTTGATGATATAAAAATTCAAAGGCAAAAAGAAAAAATTTATCCGAGTTATGATATAGAAGCTCTGAAAATTATTATCAATGAAACTGATTTTCAGAAACTCTCAAATAAATGTAAAAAAGCCTTAATTAATAAAATACTAGAAACAGAAAAAGACGATTGGGTTAAATGTACTATTATATATGGAAGCAAAAAAATGAAAGCCCAAATACGCCTTAAAGGTGATCGGTTAGACCATTTAGAAGATTATAAATGGTCATTTCGAATTAAACTTAAAAAAAATTCTTCGTGGAATGGCATAAGAACATTTTCTATTCAAAATCCAAAAACCCGTGATTTTTTAAGCGAATGGATATTGCATAAAATTTTTAATGACGCAGATATAATATCAACGAGATATGGATTTGTTCCTGTTATTTTAAATAATAAAAGCTTGGGCATTTATGCCTATGAAGAACATTTTGAAAAACATTTAGTTGAAAATAAAAACCGGCGTGAGGGTCCAATATTAAAATTTAAGGAAGAAATTTTTTGGAAATCTGAAAAATATCTTAAAGCAACCCTTGATACAAACAGAATGCCTTTGTTTGAATCTTCTGAAATTCTTCCTTTTAAATTTAATACTACATTTAATGACCCTGTACTTTTTAATGAATTTATTATCGGACAAAATCTAATGTTTCAGCATAAATGGTTTTTACAACCTACATCATACACTTTTGACATTGATAAACTTGCAAAATACTATGCCCTTATTGATGTTACAAAGGCATATCATGGATTACCATGGATCAATCGCAGGTTTTATTATAATCCTGTTTTATGTAAATTAGAGCCTATTGCTTATGATGGTTATACTCAAGATGGGGTTTATGAATGGGCAAAAAGACCTATATTTGGTAATTTCCCTATTACTAAATATGCATATACAAGTTTGAATACACTTTCTATTTATCATTTCTTCAGTAATAAAGAATTTTTAAACAAATATGTTTTTTATCTTAAAAAATTCTCTGATGAAAAATATATTGATGAAATAATTAAAAAATACAATTCAGATATAAAATATTATGAATCATTAATAATAAAAGAATTCAAATATTATAAATACGATTATTCTTTTCTTAAAAATAATGCTTCTGATATAAAAAATGCACTTTCTGATTATATCAACAAATTAAAAGAAGAGCCGGATTATACTCATATTATTGATTCAAATATTTCAATAAAAGGTGCTTATGATACAATAACTGACAAAACATTTCCTCCGTACTTTGTTAAAGCATATTGTGAAAATACTAAAGAAAAAATATCTGAAATTAAAGTATTTAATTTTTATTCGCTTGATATTGAATTACTTGGCACCGGTTCTAAATACAAATATATTGAACACCCTTTTAAAGATAAACCAGTACTTGACTCATACAATAAAAATAATAACAATTCAATAATTATTAAATCAAATTCTTTTGCAAAATTTCTATTTTTTAGTATCGAAGGAAATGATACAATATATAATATTCCGATATTCTCATGGCAATCACCAAAAAATTATACACCACAACAGGAACTCGTTGAAAAATATTCATATAAAGAAAATGATAGTATCAGACTTTACAACAACACAATCGTCTTTAAATCAGGGGATTACTCATTCTCGCAACCATTGATTATTCCAGCAGGATATATTGTTAAATTTGAAAAAGGAGCAACTATTGATTTTACTAATAACGCCTTGTTTATATCATATTCTCCGGTTATTATGAAAGGAACCAAAAGCAAACCTATTATTATTAAATCTTCTGATGGTACTTGTAATAGTTTTACTGTTCTTCAGGCAAATAAAAAATCTTATGTTAAAGATGTTATTTTTGATAATTTGAATACATTAAATTATAAAAGCTGGACTTTAACAGGGGCTGTGAATTTTTACGAATCCAATGTGGATATTATATATACTTCGTTTAGCAACAATAATTGCGAAGATGCTTTAAACATTATTCGTTCTGATTTTAGTCTTAAGTTTTCAACTTTCGACAATATTTTTGCAGATGCTTTTGACTCTGATTTCTGTAATGGTTATGTTTATAAAACAATATTTACAAACATTAAAAACGATGCTATTGACTTTTCAGGCAGTCAAATAACCATAGAAGATTGTGAAGTAATAAACTCAAAAGACAAAGCCATAAGTTGTGGTGAAAAATCTAATTTAATTGTTAATAATATTGTAATAAAAAATTCTAATATCGCTTTTGCATCTAAAGATTTATCTAATTTAATAATTAACAATGCAGAAATAACTGATTGTAAATACGGATTTGTTGCTTTTAAAAAGAAACCGGAATACGGTACTGCTAAAATCGATATTAAACTTTTGAAACATAATAAAGTCAAACAATTATATTTAATTGAAAAAAAATCAACATTAACAATAGATGGTAAAATAATAAAAGGAACAGAAAAAGATATTGTAAAATTATTTTATCCTTAA
- a CDS encoding GxxExxY protein translates to MTENEISKVIFECALIVHKALGPGLLESAYEECLYYELKKSGLKVEKQKPLPLIYKNVKLEIGYRIDLIIENKVIIEIKSVDALNDIHLAQILTYLKLSDCKLGMLLNFNVTLIKNGIKRVVNNL, encoded by the coding sequence ATGACAGAAAATGAAATATCAAAAGTAATATTTGAATGTGCTTTAATAGTTCATAAAGCATTAGGTCCGGGATTATTAGAAAGTGCTTATGAAGAATGTTTATATTATGAACTTAAAAAATCCGGATTAAAAGTTGAAAAACAAAAACCTTTACCATTAATTTATAAAAATGTAAAATTAGAAATAGGTTATCGGATTGATTTAATAATTGAAAACAAAGTAATAATTGAAATCAAATCGGTTGATGCTTTAAATGATATTCATTTAGCACAAATCTTAACCTATTTAAAATTATCAGATTGTAAACTTGGAATGCTCCTTAATTTTAATGTTACTTTAATTAAAAACGGAATAAAACGAGTTGTAAACAATTTGTAA
- a CDS encoding MBOAT family protein, whose translation MHIIKKLLIKKWLLALSISINVGLLLFFKYANFFVENVNGVLSGIGFTHFKWTEIILPIGISFYTFQTLTYSIDVYRKVHEPLKTVKDYLVYIMLFPQMIAGPIVRFNKIADQIENRQDLETIDNKLLGFFRFVIGLAKKVLIANVMGAQADNIFSFSGDELTTSLAWIGIVAYSLQIYFDFSGYSDMAIGIGRMIGFKFPENFNNPYISRSISEFWRRWHITLSSWMRDYLYIPLGGSRVNNSYRLYFNLWIVFLISGLWHGAAWNFVIWGAYHGLFLILDKMFLLKVLGKIGKYPSIIFTHFVTLVGWVIFRAESYEQVKFYLSKMFVADMSGETIYFDAKFWSIMLIGLIFSFIVAFKPGERLQNIVFYTDFKIKGIIVMAVVSVVLLLLSIGSITSSGFNPFIYFRF comes from the coding sequence ATGCACATTATAAAAAAACTTTTAATAAAAAAATGGCTGCTGGCACTTTCCATTTCAATAAATGTAGGTTTATTATTATTTTTTAAGTATGCTAATTTTTTCGTTGAAAATGTCAATGGAGTACTATCAGGTATAGGATTTACACATTTTAAATGGACAGAAATTATCCTTCCGATAGGAATTTCATTTTATACTTTCCAAACATTAACATATTCAATAGATGTTTATAGAAAAGTACATGAACCTTTAAAAACAGTTAAAGATTATCTCGTATATATCATGCTTTTTCCGCAGATGATAGCCGGACCAATTGTACGGTTCAATAAAATTGCAGATCAAATTGAAAATCGACAAGATCTCGAAACAATTGATAATAAACTTCTTGGATTTTTCAGATTTGTAATAGGACTTGCCAAAAAAGTGCTTATAGCCAATGTAATGGGAGCACAGGCAGATAATATATTTTCCTTTTCAGGGGATGAATTAACTACATCATTGGCATGGATAGGCATTGTAGCTTATTCTTTACAAATATATTTTGATTTTTCAGGTTATTCAGATATGGCAATAGGTATTGGCAGAATGATTGGATTCAAATTTCCTGAAAATTTCAATAATCCTTATATATCAAGAAGTATTTCAGAATTTTGGAGACGCTGGCATATTACTTTAAGTAGCTGGATGAGAGATTATTTGTATATTCCTCTTGGGGGAAGCAGGGTAAATAATAGTTATAGATTATATTTTAATTTATGGATAGTATTTTTAATTTCAGGATTATGGCACGGGGCAGCATGGAATTTTGTGATTTGGGGAGCATATCATGGTTTATTTCTTATCCTTGACAAAATGTTCCTGCTCAAAGTACTGGGGAAAATTGGGAAATATCCATCTATTATATTTACTCACTTTGTAACGCTTGTCGGATGGGTAATATTCAGGGCAGAATCTTATGAACAGGTAAAATTCTATTTGTCAAAGATGTTTGTTGCAGATATGTCGGGTGAAACAATATATTTTGATGCTAAATTCTGGAGCATTATGCTTATAGGATTAATATTTTCATTTATTGTTGCATTTAAACCCGGAGAACGTTTGCAAAACATTGTTTTTTATACTGATTTTAAAATAAAAGGAATTATTGTAATGGCAGTAGTTTCGGTTGTTTTACTTTTATTATCAATAGGTTCAATAACATCATCAGGCTTTAATCCGTTTATTTATTTTAGATTTTAA